The proteins below are encoded in one region of Sporosarcina sp. FSL K6-1508:
- a CDS encoding GNAT family N-acetyltransferase, with the protein MLTDDQLNKIETLQNECEQVDAIRLKLNWDMLRQRDDQSMDFFHEEHGELVAYLALYGFGSTVEVCGMVRPCERRKHHFSALWLRAMQSIQEKGFQKILLNAPATSISAKEWLANQPCAYTFSEFQMGWEEQLLEESKDIFLRESQPEDSNFEVQLDVLAFNMTEADGKLHNERVKKNPDEHHFIIEVNSKKIGKIRVSRKDEEAFIYGFAVLPEFQGQGYGGKALRNIVKKEHEAGCSVQLEVETKNEHALRLYQQIGFKTLQGQDYYLWAEQ; encoded by the coding sequence ATGCTTACAGATGACCAATTAAACAAAATTGAAACCCTTCAAAATGAGTGTGAGCAAGTTGATGCCATCCGACTAAAGTTAAATTGGGACATGTTACGACAGAGAGATGATCAAAGCATGGATTTCTTTCATGAAGAACACGGAGAACTCGTCGCTTATTTGGCATTATACGGTTTCGGATCGACAGTTGAAGTGTGCGGGATGGTTAGGCCGTGCGAAAGAAGGAAACACCATTTTTCTGCTCTTTGGCTAAGGGCAATGCAATCAATTCAAGAGAAGGGGTTCCAAAAGATTTTATTGAACGCACCCGCTACTTCAATTTCCGCAAAAGAATGGTTGGCTAATCAGCCGTGTGCGTATACTTTTTCGGAGTTTCAGATGGGTTGGGAAGAACAACTTCTTGAAGAAAGCAAAGATATTTTCTTGCGCGAATCGCAACCGGAGGACTCCAATTTCGAAGTACAACTCGACGTTCTCGCTTTTAACATGACTGAAGCAGATGGAAAGCTTCACAATGAACGTGTTAAAAAAAATCCTGATGAACACCATTTCATCATTGAAGTGAATAGTAAAAAGATTGGTAAAATCCGAGTGAGCAGAAAAGATGAAGAAGCCTTTATTTATGGCTTTGCCGTGTTGCCAGAATTCCAAGGCCAAGGGTATGGCGGAAAAGCACTGCGCAATATTGTGAAGAAAGAACATGAAGCAGGATGCAGTGTCCAGCTTGAAGTAGAGACAAAAAATGAACACGCCCTTCGACTCTATCAACAAATCGGTTTTAAGACACTCCAAGGCCAAGACTATTATTTATGGGCTGAACAATGA
- a CDS encoding SCO family protein, translated as MKKTRYLLISLALIILISACGSEPQNSKKIVPFSYSDQNGKPFGTEELAGKVWIADFIFTKCKTVCSPMTNEMASLQKKIKGEGIQVEFVSFTVDPTIDSPKALKNYLLQFTDDESNWHALTGYTQEVIEVFAREQFQTIVQKPTTSNQVIHGTNFYLIDQHGRIVNEYNYVDASYVKELMKDIKKLLK; from the coding sequence TTGAAAAAAACACGATATCTACTTATTTCACTTGCCCTAATTATACTTATTTCTGCCTGTGGTTCTGAGCCTCAAAACTCAAAAAAGATTGTTCCCTTTTCTTATTCAGACCAAAACGGAAAACCATTCGGCACGGAAGAGTTAGCAGGTAAAGTCTGGATTGCCGATTTCATCTTCACAAAATGCAAAACCGTTTGTTCACCGATGACGAATGAAATGGCTTCTTTGCAGAAAAAAATCAAGGGAGAAGGCATTCAAGTCGAATTCGTATCGTTCACTGTCGACCCAACAATCGATTCACCAAAAGCATTAAAAAACTATCTTCTTCAGTTCACAGATGATGAATCGAATTGGCATGCATTGACAGGCTATACACAAGAAGTAATCGAAGTATTTGCAAGGGAGCAATTTCAAACAATTGTCCAAAAGCCCACCACATCCAATCAAGTCATTCACGGAACAAACTTTTATTTAATTGATCAGCATGGTCGTATTGTGAACGAATACAATTATGTAGATGCATCCTATGTTAAAGAATTAATGAAGGATATAAAAAAATTGCTTAAGTAA
- a CDS encoding OsmC family protein: protein MAEHYFHLKADWPGLRNDSGTIDAGNLKTEVSIPPEMDGPGIGTNPDEMLLGAAATCYIITLAAMMERSKLEKVALTMESVGVVDVTNGVITYKKIIHKPRIVLKQDATEKDEALALKLAEKAETSCMISRAVKGNVEIELDATVTK, encoded by the coding sequence ATGGCAGAACACTACTTCCATTTAAAAGCGGATTGGCCGGGTTTACGGAATGATAGTGGAACAATTGATGCAGGGAATTTAAAGACTGAAGTGTCTATCCCACCTGAAATGGATGGACCTGGAATTGGTACGAATCCGGATGAAATGTTGTTAGGAGCAGCGGCGACATGTTATATCATCACGCTTGCCGCAATGATGGAGCGCAGTAAACTTGAGAAAGTGGCCTTAACCATGGAGTCTGTCGGCGTTGTCGACGTAACGAATGGCGTCATAACATACAAAAAGATTATCCATAAACCACGAATTGTCTTGAAGCAGGATGCGACTGAAAAGGATGAAGCACTAGCGCTGAAGCTTGCGGAAAAAGCAGAAACGTCCTGCATGATCAGTCGTGCGGTCAAAGGGAATGTAGAAATTGAGTTGGACGCAACTGTAACAAAATAG
- a CDS encoding YusW family protein, with translation MKKISVFILTLAFSFVLVACGNAEKDNNQAVDEPVTGEKSNGAINDVTTNDVTDQPKGTESTKTEQNNTVANQDDMQKKMGDLEYVDFELGVDYADHQEYEAELEKNSDDSIDAEIEDSLNNVKKKGSEAFNELYPMVKQLTITQQTNKQDAIQEVMKVFNLPKDYTEFEVEIRFKDGTKIEFEDKR, from the coding sequence ATGAAGAAAATTTCTGTTTTCATCTTGACCTTGGCATTTTCCTTCGTACTTGTTGCTTGCGGGAACGCTGAAAAGGATAATAATCAGGCAGTGGACGAACCTGTTACGGGTGAGAAAAGTAATGGAGCAATAAATGATGTAACAACAAATGATGTAACGGACCAGCCCAAGGGAACTGAGAGTACAAAAACGGAACAAAATAATACTGTGGCAAATCAAGATGATATGCAAAAAAAGATGGGTGACCTTGAGTATGTCGATTTTGAATTAGGGGTTGATTATGCGGATCATCAAGAATATGAGGCGGAACTTGAAAAGAACAGTGATGATTCGATCGATGCAGAAATAGAGGATTCGCTTAATAATGTGAAGAAAAAGGGATCGGAAGCATTTAATGAACTTTATCCAATGGTGAAACAATTGACAATTACGCAACAAACGAACAAACAAGATGCAATTCAAGAAGTGATGAAAGTATTCAATTTACCAAAAGATTATACAGAATTTGAGGTGGAAATCCGCTTTAAAGACGGAACAAAAATTGAATTTGAAGATAAAAGATAA
- a CDS encoding DUF2087 domain-containing protein, whose product MNMSLDYPVEVIEKGYREENRHYCCLLCGEEVEKGVIYPVGDVFFEDWRFMEHHIEKAHGSVFELLLSGGKDQTGLSDQQTKLLFLIYEGKTDKEIQKELKIGSMSTIRNHRFSLRKKEKQAKTLLVLMNLLKQRQEVITEEPDNDGTIEKSFEPPAELARYFSKEDGRLKTLRLNEQEKDHLLAAIALFLNAKKVYTESEINVILEPIFEDYMLLRREMVDRGVLTRNTEGSEYRLYCKNENGDGEEMDFKKEMKLKAKEEKPSYGIFQIKNVKNGKLFVSSTPNFKTLNGLEFMLNTGGHSNKELQTDWSEHGKDNFEIEILETIDEKDWRGTNKKKILEKQLDKWLEVIKPYGENGYNSLKKV is encoded by the coding sequence ATGAATATGTCGCTAGATTACCCGGTGGAAGTTATAGAGAAAGGTTACCGTGAAGAAAATCGTCATTATTGTTGCTTACTTTGTGGCGAAGAGGTTGAAAAAGGAGTGATTTATCCTGTAGGGGACGTATTTTTCGAAGATTGGCGTTTTATGGAACATCATATCGAGAAAGCTCATGGTTCCGTTTTTGAACTGCTACTTTCGGGTGGTAAGGATCAGACGGGCTTGTCCGATCAGCAAACGAAACTGCTTTTTTTGATTTACGAAGGAAAGACAGACAAAGAAATTCAAAAAGAATTAAAAATCGGAAGCATGTCGACGATTCGTAATCATCGTTTCTCCTTACGAAAAAAAGAAAAACAAGCAAAAACACTTCTAGTTTTAATGAATTTATTGAAACAGCGACAAGAAGTTATAACAGAAGAACCGGATAACGATGGGACGATTGAGAAATCATTTGAACCTCCGGCGGAATTAGCACGCTATTTTTCAAAAGAAGATGGTCGTTTGAAAACACTCCGCTTAAATGAGCAAGAAAAAGACCATTTATTGGCTGCAATTGCCCTTTTCTTAAATGCGAAAAAAGTATACACAGAAAGTGAAATCAACGTAATTTTAGAACCGATTTTTGAAGATTATATGTTATTGCGCCGGGAGATGGTTGACCGTGGTGTGTTGACGCGAAACACTGAGGGCAGTGAATACCGACTTTACTGCAAAAATGAAAATGGAGATGGAGAAGAAATGGATTTTAAAAAAGAAATGAAGTTGAAAGCGAAGGAAGAGAAACCGAGTTACGGGATTTTTCAAATCAAGAATGTGAAGAATGGGAAGTTATTTGTCAGTTCGACACCGAATTTCAAAACATTAAATGGATTGGAATTCATGTTAAATACCGGTGGGCATAGCAATAAAGAACTCCAAACCGATTGGAGTGAACATGGAAAAGATAATTTTGAAATTGAAATACTTGAAACGATAGATGAAAAGGATTGGAGAGGGACTAATAAAAAGAAAATTCTTGAAAAGCAGTTGGATAAGTGGTTAGAAGTGATAAAGCCATACGGGGAAAATGGATACAATAGCCTCAAAAAAGTATAA
- a CDS encoding disulfide oxidoreductase, producing the protein MVNKPLFFAWLVSITALVGSLFFSERMGFVPCTFCWYQRIVMYPLVLFLGIAFYRNDRDIYKYVLPMSILGMLISSYHYALQKIPSLHEFSACTGGVPCSGQYINWFGFVTIPFLALIAFTFITAMMLILRKRK; encoded by the coding sequence GTGGTAAATAAACCGCTCTTCTTTGCCTGGTTAGTATCGATTACAGCGCTGGTAGGAAGCTTGTTTTTTAGCGAACGGATGGGCTTTGTACCATGCACATTTTGCTGGTATCAGCGGATTGTCATGTACCCCCTTGTTCTTTTTCTAGGCATTGCTTTTTACAGAAATGACCGCGATATCTACAAATACGTGCTTCCGATGTCAATACTAGGCATGCTTATTTCTAGTTATCATTATGCGCTGCAAAAAATACCCTCATTGCATGAATTTAGTGCATGTACGGGCGGAGTACCATGCTCAGGGCAATATATTAATTGGTTTGGTTTTGTAACTATTCCTTTTTTGGCACTCATTGCTTTTACGTTCATTACAGCTATGATGCTAATACTTCGTAAACGAAAATAA
- a CDS encoding M56 family metallopeptidase, with translation MYKRQSSSMFIISLAISAIIFFQMGLYLLSIVAGWDVGYNLVVVCHGWMRTIGLSSLEYVLDAFVVYTLLVTSWKIGSQLYYASRMKKRFEQYKENGLSIEMNQTYSNGEDEFIVISHPSPLAITMGFVQPKIVLSTGLISLLNNEELKAVISHEMYHKENKDPFNIFLMSLCSSTMWYLPILKWFNQNYRIMKELLADEYAIEKQETSVNLGSALLKMLKVSKNQKMPFAYASFADTSVNYRIDYILNPVREIQIKLPLIVTLMSLTIFSLICALFIYALA, from the coding sequence ATGTACAAACGCCAATCATCTAGCATGTTTATCATATCACTCGCAATTTCGGCAATAATTTTTTTTCAGATGGGCTTGTATCTTCTTTCAATAGTAGCAGGCTGGGATGTTGGGTATAATCTCGTTGTCGTCTGCCACGGTTGGATGAGAACAATCGGGTTGTCGTCTCTTGAATATGTACTCGATGCCTTCGTCGTTTATACATTGTTAGTTACTAGTTGGAAAATCGGATCACAACTGTATTATGCTTCACGAATGAAAAAAAGATTTGAGCAATATAAAGAAAATGGGCTCTCAATCGAAATGAATCAGACTTATAGCAATGGAGAAGATGAATTCATCGTGATTTCACATCCATCACCACTTGCGATTACAATGGGTTTTGTTCAACCTAAAATTGTACTATCGACGGGATTAATAAGCCTCTTAAACAATGAGGAATTAAAAGCCGTCATTTCTCATGAGATGTACCATAAAGAAAATAAAGACCCTTTCAACATTTTTTTGATGTCACTTTGTTCATCCACTATGTGGTATCTTCCGATTCTAAAATGGTTTAATCAGAACTATAGAATTATGAAGGAATTGTTAGCAGATGAATATGCAATCGAAAAACAAGAGACGTCTGTAAATTTAGGGAGTGCACTTTTAAAAATGCTTAAAGTGAGCAAAAATCAAAAAATGCCTTTTGCCTATGCGTCATTTGCTGATACATCCGTTAATTATCGAATTGATTATATCTTAAATCCAGTAAGGGAAATTCAAATAAAACTCCCTTTAATCGTTACGCTTATGTCGTTAACTATTTTCAGTCTTATCTGTGCACTATTTATTTACGCTTTAGCGTAA
- a CDS encoding DsbA family protein encodes MSKKIFWIVGLVVICIVGVIVLTDVDQKSVVIDLEGQPFLGEESAPVEIIEFGDYKCPACKDFNDNLLPIINKEVVETGEAKFYFMNYSFINIDSNRSAQFAETVYQELGNEKFWSFHELLFSKQPDDLTFENVDLYTESFLEEVLAEVATEEETKTVMKAFGENEGKEAWEKDMKMAKDLGVSSTPTIFIDGKQFVGKTLKDFTDMVEEAAASGK; translated from the coding sequence TTGTCAAAGAAAATCTTTTGGATTGTTGGATTAGTAGTTATTTGTATTGTAGGCGTTATTGTTTTAACGGATGTTGACCAAAAGTCAGTCGTTATAGATTTAGAAGGACAACCGTTTTTAGGTGAAGAGTCAGCGCCAGTCGAGATTATTGAATTCGGTGATTATAAGTGTCCAGCTTGTAAAGATTTCAATGATAACCTCTTGCCAATTATTAATAAGGAAGTAGTTGAAACTGGGGAAGCAAAGTTTTATTTTATGAATTATTCCTTTATTAATATCGATTCAAATCGATCTGCTCAATTTGCAGAAACAGTCTATCAAGAGCTAGGAAATGAAAAGTTTTGGTCTTTCCATGAATTATTATTTAGTAAACAACCAGATGATTTAACTTTCGAAAATGTTGACCTATATACGGAGTCGTTTTTGGAAGAGGTATTAGCAGAGGTCGCAACTGAAGAAGAAACGAAAACAGTAATGAAGGCGTTCGGAGAAAACGAGGGAAAAGAAGCGTGGGAAAAAGATATGAAAATGGCAAAAGACTTAGGTGTTTCGTCAACGCCGACAATTTTTATTGACGGTAAGCAATTCGTAGGAAAAACGTTAAAAGACTTCACAGATATGGTGGAAGAGGCGGCTGCTAGTGGTAAATAA
- a CDS encoding VTT domain-containing protein, translating to MTIIQNIISFILHIDEHLVEIIQNFGSLSYVLLFLIVFVETGLVIFPFLPGDSLLFASGALAAMGAFNIVLLLIVFFTAAVIGDTVNYQIGKKVGTAIKPNSLIGRVIDQEKMNKAEGFFNKHGGKTIVIARFMPFIRTFIPFVAGASRMNYRYFFIYNVVGAVLWVGICTIAGFFFGNIPIIKDNFSTVLLLIIFVSVLPAIIGVLKSRLKK from the coding sequence ATGACTATCATTCAAAATATAATTAGTTTCATATTACATATTGATGAACATTTGGTTGAAATTATCCAAAATTTCGGTTCATTGTCATATGTATTATTATTTTTAATCGTGTTTGTTGAAACCGGTCTTGTAATTTTTCCTTTTTTGCCGGGTGATTCATTACTGTTTGCAAGTGGAGCTCTTGCTGCAATGGGGGCTTTCAATATTGTACTTCTTCTTATCGTGTTCTTTACTGCAGCCGTCATTGGCGATACAGTAAATTATCAAATCGGTAAAAAAGTTGGAACAGCAATTAAGCCTAATAGCTTGATTGGTAGAGTCATCGATCAAGAAAAAATGAATAAAGCAGAGGGTTTCTTTAATAAGCATGGTGGTAAAACGATAGTGATAGCTCGTTTTATGCCATTTATTCGTACATTCATACCCTTTGTTGCAGGGGCAAGTCGCATGAATTACCGCTACTTTTTCATTTATAATGTGGTGGGAGCAGTATTATGGGTTGGAATATGCACAATTGCAGGTTTTTTCTTCGGGAATATTCCTATCATTAAAGATAACTTCTCCACTGTTCTTTTATTAATTATATTTGTGTCTGTTCTGCCTGCTATTATCGGTGTTTTAAAGAGCCGTTTGAAGAAATAA
- a CDS encoding FixH family protein translates to MKKRIGLYLMVFMLATLAACGKEEEGINTDGEMPLPLEVDLTVTEQAEVDGTVEMAAVVSQGDEKIEDADEVVFEIWEESKKDESFKIEAANEKDGLYTAETAFDHDGLFHVQVHVSARALHTMPKKEVIVGNGGHYEEADEGEVEHEHEHADGFSMHFMNPENMKSGESAKLVVHLEVDGQPFEKARVRYEIWNETNPEKHDWVDVDESTAGEYATSYTFEEADTYKIQIHVEDDKELHEHEEHTLEVK, encoded by the coding sequence ATGAAAAAAAGAATTGGATTGTACCTTATGGTTTTCATGTTGGCAACGTTGGCAGCATGCGGTAAAGAGGAAGAGGGGATAAATACTGATGGAGAAATGCCTCTTCCGCTTGAGGTGGATTTGACTGTGACAGAACAAGCCGAAGTGGATGGCACTGTAGAAATGGCAGCGGTTGTTTCACAGGGCGATGAAAAAATAGAAGATGCGGATGAAGTGGTTTTTGAAATCTGGGAAGAAAGTAAAAAAGACGAGAGCTTCAAAATTGAGGCTGCAAATGAAAAAGACGGTTTGTATACAGCTGAAACTGCGTTCGACCATGATGGTCTTTTTCACGTTCAAGTCCATGTATCAGCGAGAGCTTTACATACAATGCCGAAAAAAGAAGTAATCGTTGGTAATGGCGGGCATTATGAAGAAGCTGACGAAGGTGAAGTAGAACACGAACATGAACATGCTGATGGATTTTCAATGCATTTTATGAATCCTGAAAATATGAAGTCCGGAGAATCAGCGAAACTCGTAGTTCACCTAGAAGTAGATGGCCAACCATTTGAAAAAGCGCGTGTACGATACGAAATCTGGAACGAAACAAATCCTGAAAAACACGATTGGGTCGATGTCGACGAATCAACTGCCGGTGAATATGCAACATCCTATACTTTTGAGGAAGCGGATACGTACAAAATTCAAATCCATGTAGAAGACGATAAAGAATTACATGAACATGAAGAACATACACTAGAAGTTAAATGA
- a CDS encoding sensor histidine kinase yields MRKLTLSKKILVVLISSIAFTILFSFFFIHYLYSELYIASIEDSIVYQGKRTASHYHYGELSDEIIEKIQWYNIVSEYEIIVVDNLEDLTSYFPYKINYETLVDASDRATLEKGSYVLKEGFVQELDREILGAIFPIKGENGLIGFIYIYVPLAAVQDVFRGSIPILLTIGSFFFLTLFLVVNQTWRSLFRPLQDLQQLSYEVSKGNYSNRVKSDRDDEIGQLTKAFNLMSLSLEQQEERKKEFSSNIVHELRTPLTYISGYTHVLKNKIYSSPEEAQSYLTTIEKETERLSKLITDLVELNHLQEELYTIDMQPIAIAQLLLDTITLFTIHITEKKLLLELNIEEELIMTGDPKRIQQIFYNTIDNAIKYSVTSGILVIELTKKRNLLQYRVTNDGILIDEEDIERLGDRFFRTDKARNRTTGGTGLGLSIVKEIIRLHNGTFEMTSDTARGTVVTIGLPGLSGDEKEEV; encoded by the coding sequence ATGAGGAAACTTACATTAAGCAAAAAAATACTAGTGGTACTGATTTCAAGTATCGCATTTACGATTCTCTTTTCCTTTTTCTTTATTCATTATCTTTATTCTGAATTGTATATAGCAAGTATTGAGGATTCCATTGTGTATCAAGGTAAAAGAACGGCCTCTCACTATCACTACGGTGAATTAAGTGATGAAATCATTGAGAAAATCCAATGGTATAATATCGTTTCGGAATACGAAATTATTGTTGTTGATAACTTAGAGGATCTCACCTCCTATTTCCCTTATAAAATCAATTACGAAACACTTGTCGATGCAAGTGACCGGGCAACATTGGAAAAAGGATCCTATGTACTAAAAGAGGGATTCGTACAGGAACTTGACCGTGAAATTCTAGGAGCTATTTTTCCAATCAAAGGTGAAAATGGGCTCATCGGTTTTATCTATATCTATGTTCCGCTCGCAGCCGTACAAGATGTATTCCGGGGAAGTATCCCAATATTGTTAACCATCGGTTCATTTTTTTTCCTCACACTCTTTTTAGTCGTTAATCAAACATGGCGTTCCCTATTCAGACCACTTCAGGATCTTCAACAACTTTCTTATGAAGTATCCAAAGGGAACTATTCAAATCGGGTTAAAAGTGATCGGGATGATGAGATTGGCCAATTGACGAAGGCATTCAATTTGATGAGCCTTTCACTTGAACAACAGGAAGAGCGCAAGAAGGAGTTCTCTTCGAATATCGTTCACGAACTACGAACCCCACTGACATATATCAGCGGTTACACACATGTTCTAAAGAATAAAATATATTCGTCACCTGAAGAAGCACAAAGCTATTTGACGACGATTGAAAAAGAAACAGAACGATTGTCTAAATTGATTACTGACCTTGTCGAATTAAATCATCTGCAAGAAGAGTTGTATACGATTGACATGCAGCCCATTGCCATTGCTCAATTACTGCTAGATACGATCACTCTTTTCACAATTCACATCACAGAAAAAAAGTTACTCCTCGAATTAAACATCGAAGAAGAACTTATTATGACTGGAGATCCGAAAAGAATCCAACAAATCTTTTACAATACAATAGACAATGCCATAAAATATTCCGTTACTAGCGGCATCTTAGTAATTGAACTAACAAAAAAAAGGAACTTACTCCAATACCGAGTGACAAACGACGGGATCCTAATTGACGAAGAAGATATCGAACGACTTGGCGATCGTTTTTTCCGGACAGATAAAGCCCGAAATCGCACCACGGGCGGCACAGGCTTGGGGCTCTCTATTGTAAAAGAAATCATTCGACTACACAATGGAACGTTTGAGATGACCAGCGACACAGCAAGAGGTACAGTCGTAACTATTGGATTGCCGGGCTTATCCGGTGATGAAAAAGAAGAGGTGTAA
- a CDS encoding response regulator transcription factor has translation MMIIDDEPQMRKLIRMFLEKEGYTVVEATDGIHALSLIAKAAPQLLIVDVMMPYMDGFTFAREIKRTSTIPLIFLSAKGEEWDKIQGLKLGGDDYIVKPFLPGELLARIESVLRRSYLTKPAADSLKVGPLLIDNSAHTVLLNGKPLSLTLKEFGMLYILAKNKGRVYSREQLLHIVWGEDHQSSERTVDTHIKTLRLKMGTDGERIETVWGIGYKFEV, from the coding sequence ATTATGATTATAGACGATGAACCGCAAATGAGGAAACTGATTAGAATGTTCCTAGAAAAAGAAGGCTACACTGTTGTTGAAGCAACGGACGGTATCCACGCACTTTCATTGATAGCCAAAGCAGCCCCTCAGCTGCTAATCGTTGACGTTATGATGCCTTATATGGACGGCTTTACATTCGCCAGAGAAATAAAACGCACATCAACGATCCCTCTCATCTTTTTATCAGCAAAAGGGGAGGAATGGGATAAAATACAAGGTCTAAAACTAGGCGGCGATGATTATATTGTCAAGCCCTTCTTACCAGGCGAACTTCTTGCCCGAATCGAATCCGTACTAAGAAGATCTTATCTAACTAAACCTGCTGCCGATAGTTTAAAAGTCGGGCCACTTCTCATTGATAATTCAGCACATACAGTGCTGTTAAATGGAAAACCTTTATCATTAACACTAAAAGAATTTGGCATGCTCTATATCCTTGCGAAAAATAAAGGACGAGTCTATTCTAGGGAACAGTTGCTCCATATCGTTTGGGGAGAAGATCATCAAAGTAGTGAACGGACAGTCGATACGCATATTAAAACACTACGGCTCAAAATGGGCACTGATGGAGAACGAATAGAAACAGTTTGGGGTATTGGCTATAAATTCGAGGTGTGA
- a CDS encoding manganese efflux pump MntP produces the protein MQWLTILLIGVAANIDNLVISVSYGLKFNKIPLLYNILISLTSIIFAFISITAGSYLSNYFSQSFANYMGGSLIIGLGVWFIITSPLFDRNKSNRITDTRSVFVSLNKAKKITLRESIFLGFVLALNCLTIGFGAGITGVSPLFTSISIGIFSVISIALGVMLGNRIGNTLFGQYSNSIAGLLLIVIGIYEMFF, from the coding sequence ATGCAATGGCTGACTATATTATTAATAGGGGTTGCGGCTAACATTGATAATTTAGTAATAAGTGTTTCATATGGTCTTAAATTCAACAAAATTCCTTTACTATACAATATACTTATTTCCCTAACTTCTATTATCTTTGCGTTTATCTCGATAACAGCAGGTAGTTATTTATCCAATTACTTTTCACAATCATTCGCCAACTATATGGGAGGCTCCCTAATTATCGGTCTTGGTGTTTGGTTTATCATAACCTCACCCTTATTTGATAGAAATAAGTCAAACCGAATAACAGATACGCGCTCCGTATTTGTAAGTTTAAATAAAGCGAAGAAAATCACTTTAAGAGAATCTATTTTCTTAGGATTTGTGCTTGCGCTAAACTGCTTAACGATTGGTTTTGGTGCGGGTATCACAGGCGTCTCTCCACTTTTCACTTCCATTTCAATTGGAATATTCTCCGTAATTTCAATTGCACTCGGTGTTATGCTTGGCAATAGAATCGGCAATACGCTATTCGGGCAATATTCCAATAGCATCGCCGGACTCTTGCTAATCGTAATTGGCATTTATGAAATGTTTTTTTGA
- a CDS encoding general stress protein: protein MTVQKTVENAVQAKKEIEDLVTQGYTHDEIYVFAHDKKRGDHITDALDTEKAGMKEQGFLDSMKNMFSSRGDELRSKMEGAGLSKEEAATAEEELDQGKLVIVAKK from the coding sequence ATGACTGTACAAAAAACCGTTGAAAACGCCGTTCAGGCAAAGAAAGAAATCGAGGATTTGGTAACACAAGGATATACTCATGATGAAATTTATGTTTTTGCACATGACAAAAAAAGAGGAGACCACATCACGGATGCTCTCGATACAGAAAAAGCCGGTATGAAAGAACAAGGTTTCTTGGATAGCATGAAAAATATGTTCTCTTCACGCGGCGATGAACTACGCAGTAAGATGGAAGGCGCAGGTCTTTCAAAAGAAGAAGCTGCTACCGCTGAGGAAGAACTCGACCAAGGTAAACTTGTCATTGTCGCAAAAAAGTAA
- a CDS encoding BlaI/MecI/CopY family transcriptional regulator produces the protein MRIRKFKLNESGLNRFFGPLEAKIMDILWNDVEMTIKDVQQVLEREKSTNFNTVMTVMNRLVDKEILRKRTDGRSFLYKPVLSREEFLSTQSKEMTNELMDEFGNVVVSHMLDALEDVDDALVAKLEEKIKELKKGM, from the coding sequence GTGAGAATTCGGAAATTCAAGTTGAATGAAAGTGGATTGAACCGCTTTTTTGGACCTCTTGAGGCTAAGATAATGGACATTTTATGGAATGATGTTGAAATGACAATCAAAGATGTTCAGCAGGTACTTGAAAGGGAAAAGTCGACGAATTTCAACACTGTAATGACGGTTATGAATCGATTAGTGGACAAGGAAATTCTTCGAAAAAGAACAGATGGACGATCGTTTTTATATAAACCAGTTCTTTCAAGAGAGGAATTTTTGTCTACGCAGTCGAAAGAAATGACAAATGAGCTGATGGATGAATTTGGGAACGTTGTCGTAAGCCACATGCTGGATGCTCTAGAAGACGTAGATGATGCTCTCGTCGCCAAGCTCGAGGAAAAAATCAAAGAATTGAAAAAGGGTATGTAG